Proteins encoded together in one Acipenser ruthenus chromosome 22, fAciRut3.2 maternal haplotype, whole genome shotgun sequence window:
- the LOC117431051 gene encoding caspase recruitment domain-containing protein 11-like: MENECSEVKDDEASMWENVESKRHFLSRCISPNKLTPYLRQCKVIDEQDEDEVLNSHMLVSKVNRTGRLLDILHTKGQRGYVVFLESLEFYYPELYKLVTGKNPTRRFSSIVVEEGHEGLTQFLMNEVIKLQQQTKAKDVQRVELMSKHRTMEDEHKKLRLVNQELFTFQERYNKMKEERNNYNDELMKVKDENYNLAMRYAQLSEEKNMAVMRSRDLQLEIDQLKHRLNKMEEECKLERKQSLKLKNDIENRPRKEQVLELQRENEVLKMKIQELQSIIQPGKHIVPDSDKAILDILEHDRQEALEDRQDLVNRLYNLHDEVHQAEELRDKYLEEKEDLELKCSTLVKDCEMYKNRMNTMMIQLEEVERERDQAFRSRDDAQTQFSQCLIDKDKYRKQIRELEERSDELHIEIVRKEAKIVNLESKLRRMSKDANCLDQSLPRNIPSTIISQTFGQSCQKTNGQDMVEPDSDDDSPEDNEFFQPPPLSPRLKRRPNLKGITLARAKSPINVTKPPDFQAAIAANGDLSEAVSTGTDTTSTHTNSLNNSSNSINGCEVINKLTLRGRNDSIIPEPPCNDSIVRRHKEREHSTQPRSNLDLDSDSGDNMELYDEDPDRFYFGPPSLHSSSSSHQSEGLDSYDLEQQVNNIFRKFSLERPFRPSVTSFSRISSTLRPVQDVTLPGDSLLSEITLVGGNDSGIFISSVQQGSNAETAGLREGQHLLLLEGCIRGENQKVPLDTCTREEAHWTLQKCNGPVTLHFRPNYDGYRKLRKELDDGSVTSGDSFYVRLNLNISGQTDSCSLSMKCDEIVHVLDTMYQEKSEWLCARVDPCNDKDMEKGTLPSYSRAQQLLLVKIQRLMYRGSRDETDSQYSTLRGLKNTLQPEETPPQPDLKSSPRLSRASLFLGHILQFVSRNEKYKRMNSSERVRIVSAGTTTPTRHTFEAVKQDVPDLDPENDLNKSLNLIPYSHVTANHCQRKRPVLFWPTALAKTIVHKLLNAGGAMEFNICKPDILTKDEFLQKQKIEPLIFSREKNANTFECITTEIIEAVAAKNKHCLLEAGLSCTKDLIRREIYPIIIFIRVSEKNIKKFRKLPLKMDSEDEFLKSCRAKEKELEAVPCLYSTVEADAWSGIEDLLKVIKEKILEEQKKTVWIEQDQL; encoded by the exons ATGGAGAACGAGTGCTCGGAGGTGAAGGACGACGAGGCGTCGATGTGGGAGAACGTGGAGAGCAAACGGCATTTTCTGAGCCGGTGCATCAGCCCCAACAAGCTGACTCCCTACCTGCGGCAGTGCAAGGTCATCGATGAGCAGGATGAGGATGAGGTGCTCAACTCACACATGCTGGTGTCTAAAGTCAACAGGACAG GCCGACTGTTGGATATCTTGCACACAAAGGGGCAGCGTGGCTATGTGGTGTTTCTGGAAAGCCTGGAGTTTTACTACCCTGAGCTCTACAAACTGGTAACGGGAAAGAACCCCACTCGCAGATTCTCTTCAATTGTAG TGGAGGAGGGTCACGAAGGCCTGACGCAGTTCCTGATGAACGAGGTGATCAAGCTGCAGCAGCAGACCAAGGCGAAGGACGTGCAGCGCGTGGAGCTCATGAGCAAACATCGCACCATGGAGGACGAGCACAAGAAGCTACGGCTCGTCAACCAGGAGCTCTTCACCTTCCAGGAGCGCTACAACAAGATGAAGGAGGAGAGGAACAACTACAACGACGAGCTCATGAAGGTCAAGGACGAGAACTACAACCTGGCCATGCGCTATGCCCAGCTCAGCGAGGAGAAGAACATGGCAGTCATGAGGAGCAGGGATCTGCAACTGGAG ATCGACCAGTTAAAGCACAGGTTGAACAAAATGGAAGAGGAGTGCAAGCTGGAGAGGAAACAGTCCCTGAAACTGAAAAACGACATTGAGAACCGGCCCCGCAAAGAGCAGGTGCTGGAGCTACAGAGGGAGAACGAGGTGCTAAAGATGAAAATTCAGGAGCTGCAGTCCATCATACAG CCTGGGAAGCACATTGTGCCCGACTCAGACAAAGCCATCTTGGATATCCTGGAACACGATCGTCAAGAGGCCCTGGAGGATCGTCAGGACCTGGTGAACAGGCTGTATAATCTACATGATGAGGTGCATCAAGCGGAGGAGCTCAGGGACAAG TATTTGGAGGAGAAAGAAGATCTGGAGCTGAAATGCTCAACACTGGTGAAAGACTGCGAGATGTACAAAAACCGCATGAACACCATGATGATCCAGCTGGAAGAGGTGGAGAGGGAACGGGACCAG GCATTCCGTTCCCGTGACGACGCCCAGACCCAGTTCTCACAGTGCCTCATCGACAAGGACAAGTACCGCAAGCAGATTCGCGAGCTGGAGGAGAGGAGTGACGAGCTCCACATTGAGATCGTCAGGAAGGAGGCCAAGATCGTCAACTTGGAATCCAAACTGCGACGCATGTCCAAGGATGCCAACTGTCTGGACCAG AGTTTGCCCAGAAACATCCCCTCAACAATCATCTCCCAGACCTTCGGTCAGTCGTGCCAAAAGACTAACGGTCAAGACATGGTTGAGCCAGACTCTGATGATGATTCACCTGAAGACAATGAGTTCTTCCAACCTCCACCGCTCTCTCCTCGGCTGAAACGCAGACCCAACTTAAAGGGAATTACG CTTGCCAGAGCAAAATCCCCAATAAACGTAACCAAACCCCCAGATTTCCAAG CTGCGATAGCTGCAAATGGGGATTTGTCTGAAGCAGTCAGCACAGGGACAGACACGACCTCAACTCACACAAACTCCCTCAATAATTCATCCAACTCCATCAATGGATGTGAAGTGATTAATAAACTG ACGCTGCGCGGTCGAAATGACAGTATAATCCCTGAGCCCCCCTGTAACGATTCCATTGTCCGGCGCCATAAAGAAAGAGAACACAGCACCCAACCCAGAAG caATTTGGATCTTGATAGTGACAGTGGAGATAACATGGAGCTTTATG ATGAAGATCCTGACAGATTCTACTTCGGACCACCCTCTCTTCACTCCTCGTCTTCCTCCCATCAGTCCGAGGGACTGGACTCCTATGACCTGGAGCAACAAGtcaacaacattttcaggaagttttCACTGGAGCG ACCCTTCCGCCCTTCCGTGACCTCGTTCAGTCGTATCAGCAGCACGCTGAGGCCCGTGCAGGACGTCACACTGCCCGGGGATAGCCTGCTGTCAGAGATCACGCTGGTGGGCGGGAACGACAGCGGGATTTTCATCTCCTCCGTTCAGCAGGGGTCCAACGCAGAGACGGCGGGGCTCAGAGAGGGACAGCACCTCCTGCTG CTTGAAGGCTGCATAAGAGGAGAGAATCAGAAAGTGCCCCTGGACACCTGCACTAGAGAAGAAGCACACTGGACACTGCAGAAGTGCAATGGGCCAGTTACTCTGCACTTCAGACCCAACTATGACG GTTACAGAAAGCTGCGTAAGGAATTAGATGATGGTTCAGTCACGTCTGGGGACTCCTTCTATGTGCGCTTGAACTTGAACATCTCAGGGCAGACGGACAGCTGCTCTCTGAGTATGAAGTGCGATGAGATCGTGCATGTCCTGGATACCATGTACCAGGAGAAGAGCGAGTGGCTGTGTGCCCGGGTCGATCCCTGCAACGACAAAGACATGGAAAAGGGAACGCTCCCCAGTTACAGCAG GGCCCAGCAGCTGCTTCTTGTAAAAATCCAGAGGCTGATGTACAGAGGCAGCAGAGATGAGACTGACAGTCAATACAGTACACTCCGAGGTCTCAAG AACACACTGCAGCCCGAGGAGACGCCACCTCAGCCAGATCTGAAATCCAGCCCTCGTCTCTCCAGAGCCAGCCTGTTTCTTGGACACATCTTACAG TTTGTCAGCAGGAATGAAAAGTACAAGAGGATGAACAGCAGTGAGCGTGTGCGAATTGTCAGTGCAGGCACCACCACACCCACTCGGCACACATTCGAAGCTGTCAAACAAGATG TTCCAGATTTAGATCCTGAGAACGACCTGAACAAGAGTCTGAACTTGATTCCCTACAGCCATGTAACAGCGAATCACTGCCAGCGCAAGCGGCCCGTGCTCTTCTGGCCCACCGCGCTCGCTAAAACCATCGTCCACAAACTGCTCAATGCCGGGGGAGCTATGGAGTTCAACATTTGCAAACCAG ACATTTTGACAAAGGATGAGTTTCTGCAGAAACAAAAGATAGAGCCCCTTATTTTCTCCCGGGAGAAGAATGCCAATACATTCGAATGTATCACAACAGAAATTATTGAGGCTGTCGCTGCAAAG AATAAGCATTGCTTGTTGGAAGCTGGATTGAGCTGCACAAAAGATTTGATCCGAAGAGAAATTTATCCCATAATTATCTTCATCAGGGTCTCTGAAAAAAACATCAAGAAATTCAG GAAGTTGCCACTCAAGATGGACTCAGAAGACGAGTTTCTGAAAAGCTGTCGAGCGAAGGAGAAAGAGCTGGAGGCTGTGCCCTGTCTCTATTCCACAGTGGAGGCCGATGCGTGGAGCGGGATTGAGGACCTCTTGAAGGTCATCAAGGAGAAAATCCTAGAAGAGCAGAAGAAGACCGTCTGGATTGAGCAAGACCAGCTCTAG